In Kocuria turfanensis, a single genomic region encodes these proteins:
- a CDS encoding amidase — MSTSGSLSNRPGTTIDGRPGRAIDVVEASIARLRAALEAGRTTSEELVTAYLARIAAYDRGGPELNAVVVDNPAALEEARASDARRARGEVLGPLDGIPYTAKDSYQVRGLTVAAGSPAFEHLVARRDAFTIERLRAGGAVLLGLTNMPPMANGGMQRGVYGRAESPYNGAYLTAAFGSGSSNGSGTATAASFAVFGLGEETWSSGRAPASNNALCAYTPSRGVISVRGNWPLVPSMDVAVPHTRTMADLLEVLDVVVADDPETRGDFWRVQPWVDIPAASAVRPASYPALAVPHAAAAAGVLAGRRLGVPRMYVNADPEAGTADSPGIGGPTGRRIETRPSVIALWEAARRDLEAAGATVVEVDFPVVSNYEGDRPGAPTVATRGLVSAEYLHREIVDLSSWAWHDFLEANGDPALHRLADVDGSRIFPHPPGALPDRYDGFDDDIADYPQFVREHGVPVLTQIPHLAEGLRGLEETRRVDLEQWMDDLGLDAVVFPAVADVGPADADVNPASADRAWRNGVWVANGNLVPRHLGIPTVTVPMGTMADTGMPVGLTLAGRAWDDTALLRLAAAFEATGARRTVPPRTPPLPA, encoded by the coding sequence ATGAGCACCTCCGGCAGCCTGAGCAACAGGCCCGGCACCACGATCGACGGCAGGCCCGGCCGCGCGATCGACGTCGTGGAGGCGAGCATCGCGCGGCTGCGCGCGGCGCTCGAGGCCGGGCGCACCACCAGCGAGGAGCTGGTCACCGCCTACCTCGCCCGCATCGCGGCCTACGACCGCGGCGGCCCGGAGCTCAACGCCGTCGTCGTGGACAACCCTGCGGCGCTGGAGGAGGCCCGCGCCTCCGACGCGCGCCGGGCCCGCGGGGAGGTGCTCGGTCCCCTGGACGGGATCCCGTACACCGCCAAGGACAGCTACCAGGTCCGCGGCCTCACCGTGGCAGCCGGCTCGCCCGCGTTCGAGCACCTCGTGGCCCGGCGCGACGCCTTCACGATCGAGCGGCTGCGCGCCGGGGGCGCGGTGCTGCTCGGGCTGACCAACATGCCCCCGATGGCCAACGGCGGCATGCAGCGCGGGGTCTACGGCCGGGCCGAGAGCCCCTACAACGGGGCCTACCTCACCGCGGCCTTCGGGTCCGGCTCCTCCAACGGCTCCGGGACGGCCACAGCCGCGAGCTTCGCCGTGTTCGGCCTCGGCGAGGAGACCTGGTCGTCGGGCCGCGCCCCGGCCTCCAACAACGCCCTGTGCGCCTACACCCCCTCGCGCGGAGTGATCTCGGTGCGCGGCAACTGGCCGCTGGTGCCCAGCATGGACGTCGCCGTCCCGCACACCCGCACCATGGCCGACCTGCTCGAGGTCCTCGACGTGGTGGTCGCCGACGACCCCGAGACCCGCGGGGACTTCTGGCGCGTGCAGCCCTGGGTCGACATCCCGGCCGCCTCGGCGGTGCGGCCGGCCTCCTACCCTGCTCTCGCGGTGCCCCACGCCGCCGCGGCCGCCGGCGTCCTGGCAGGACGGCGCCTGGGCGTGCCGCGGATGTACGTCAACGCCGACCCCGAGGCCGGCACCGCCGACTCCCCGGGCATCGGCGGCCCGACCGGCCGGCGCATCGAGACCCGCCCCTCCGTGATCGCGCTGTGGGAGGCGGCCCGGCGCGACCTCGAGGCCGCCGGCGCCACGGTGGTCGAGGTCGACTTCCCCGTGGTGAGCAACTACGAGGGCGACCGGCCCGGAGCGCCCACCGTCGCCACCCGCGGACTGGTGAGCGCGGAGTACCTGCACCGGGAGATCGTGGACCTCTCATCCTGGGCGTGGCACGACTTCCTCGAGGCCAACGGGGACCCGGCCCTGCACCGGCTGGCCGACGTGGACGGTTCCCGGATCTTCCCGCACCCGCCCGGCGCCCTGCCCGACCGCTACGACGGGTTCGACGACGACATCGCCGACTACCCGCAGTTCGTGCGCGAGCACGGAGTGCCCGTGCTGACGCAGATCCCCCACCTTGCGGAGGGGCTGCGCGGGCTCGAGGAGACCCGCCGCGTCGATCTGGAGCAGTGGATGGACGACCTGGGCCTGGATGCCGTGGTCTTCCCCGCCGTCGCGGACGTCGGGCCCGCTGACGCCGACGTGAACCCGGCCTCCGCAGACCGGGCCTGGCGCAACGGCGTGTGGGTGGCCAACGGCAACCTCGTGCCCCGGCACCTGGGCATCCCGACCGTCACCGTGCCGATGGGCACGATGGCCGACACCGGCATGCCCGTGGGTCTCACCCTCGCGGGCCGCGCGTGGGACGACACCGCCCTGCTGCGCCTCGCCGCGGCCTTCGAGGCCACCGGTGCCCGCCGCACCGTCCCCCCGCGCACCCCGCCCCTGCCCGCGTGA
- a CDS encoding agmatine deiminase family protein, with protein MPPEWAPHERTWMAFPPPNDTFGPAGSETLDRARRAWAAVARTIVRHEPVTVVAAPADADAARAALGEGIDVVTAPLDDAWLRDSGPTFAHDAAGDVVAVDWVFNGWGAQEWAAWGHDQHLGRFVAERSGAVVRASTLVNEGGGFHVDGEGTVLLTETVQLDPGRNPGATKEQVEAEIHARLGTSRAIWLPRGLTRDYDEFGTRGHVDIVAAFAGPGTVLVHRQDDPAHPDFEVSRQIRAVLEDATDARGRRLRVVDVPAPTVLDAGDGFVDYSYINHYVANGVVVLCAFDDPHDALAAEILAEAYPGRAVELVDARDIFAFGGGIHCITQQQPSPRGAATDGEGTR; from the coding sequence ATGCCCCCCGAGTGGGCCCCGCACGAGCGGACCTGGATGGCCTTCCCGCCCCCCAACGACACCTTCGGCCCTGCCGGCAGCGAGACCCTCGACCGCGCCCGGCGCGCCTGGGCGGCCGTGGCCCGCACGATCGTCCGCCACGAGCCCGTCACCGTGGTGGCCGCACCCGCCGACGCCGACGCCGCCCGCGCCGCGCTGGGGGAGGGCATCGACGTCGTGACGGCTCCGCTCGACGACGCGTGGCTGCGCGACTCCGGGCCCACCTTCGCCCACGACGCGGCCGGGGACGTGGTCGCCGTGGACTGGGTGTTCAACGGCTGGGGCGCCCAGGAGTGGGCCGCCTGGGGCCACGACCAGCACCTGGGCCGTTTCGTGGCCGAGCGGTCCGGGGCCGTGGTGCGGGCCAGCACCCTGGTCAACGAGGGCGGCGGGTTCCACGTCGACGGCGAGGGGACCGTCCTGCTCACCGAGACCGTGCAGCTGGACCCCGGCCGCAACCCCGGCGCCACGAAGGAGCAGGTGGAAGCGGAGATCCACGCCCGGCTGGGCACGTCCCGGGCGATCTGGCTGCCCCGCGGGCTCACCCGCGACTACGACGAGTTCGGCACCCGCGGCCACGTGGACATCGTTGCCGCCTTCGCCGGGCCGGGGACCGTCCTGGTGCACCGGCAGGACGACCCCGCCCACCCCGACTTCGAGGTGTCCCGGCAGATCCGTGCGGTGCTCGAGGACGCCACCGACGCCCGCGGGCGCCGGCTGCGCGTCGTCGACGTCCCCGCGCCCACCGTGCTCGACGCCGGCGACGGGTTCGTGGACTATTCCTACATCAACCACTACGTCGCCAACGGCGTGGTCGTGCTGTGCGCCTTCGACGACCCGCACGACGCCCTCGCCGCGGAGATCCTCGCCGAGGCCTATCCGGGCCGGGCCGTCGAGCTGGTCGACGCCCGCGACATCTTCGCGTTCGGCGGCGGCATCCACTGCATCACCCAGCAGCAGCCGTCGCCCCGCGGCGCCGCCACGGACGGGGAGGGCACCCGATGA
- a CDS encoding APC family permease, whose amino-acid sequence MSTGTAPLAHERSTRHEKGLSKGSVGLLGSVVIGVSTIAPAYTLSGALGPTAAAVGTHLPAILLVGFVPMLLVAVGYRQLNRAMPDSGTTFTWVSKAFGPWVGWMGSWGLLAATILVLSNLAGIAVDFFYLALAQITGNDAIAELTRNVPVNVATCLAFVAAAAWISYRGMEATKVVQYVLVVFQLLVLLWFAAAAFGHVAGGTAFEGLVVRAEWFNPFGVETFSAFAAGVSLSVFIYWGWDVVLTLNEESKDSTTGPGRSAIATILVIVALYMAVSLAVLSYSGVGSAELGLGNEDIQENVFAALAGPVMGPFAILMSLAVLSSSAASLQSTMISPARTMLAMGHYGALPAKYARITSRFQSPGYATIAAAVIASVFYAVMRVVSENVLWDTITTLGMMVCFYYGVTALACVWYFRREAFRTSKAFLTKFLAPLLGGILLLVFFVQTSYDSMDPEYGSGSSIGGVGLVFILGVGMLLLGIVVMLVQYRRNPAFFRERFETTELPVLD is encoded by the coding sequence ATGAGCACCGGCACCGCACCGCTCGCCCACGAGCGCAGCACCCGCCACGAGAAGGGGCTCAGCAAGGGCTCCGTGGGCCTCCTCGGCTCCGTGGTCATCGGCGTGTCCACCATCGCGCCCGCCTACACCCTCTCCGGCGCCCTCGGGCCCACCGCCGCCGCGGTGGGGACCCATCTCCCGGCGATCCTGCTGGTCGGCTTCGTGCCCATGCTCCTCGTGGCCGTCGGATACCGGCAGCTCAACCGGGCCATGCCCGACTCCGGCACCACCTTCACCTGGGTGTCGAAGGCCTTCGGCCCCTGGGTGGGGTGGATGGGCAGCTGGGGCCTCCTCGCCGCGACCATCCTCGTGCTGTCCAACCTGGCCGGCATCGCCGTGGACTTCTTCTACCTGGCCCTCGCCCAGATCACCGGCAACGACGCCATCGCGGAGCTCACCCGCAACGTGCCCGTCAACGTGGCCACCTGCCTGGCGTTCGTGGCGGCCGCGGCCTGGATCTCCTACCGCGGCATGGAAGCCACCAAGGTGGTGCAGTACGTCCTGGTCGTCTTCCAGCTGCTCGTCCTGCTGTGGTTCGCCGCCGCGGCCTTCGGCCACGTCGCCGGCGGCACGGCCTTCGAGGGCCTCGTCGTGCGCGCCGAGTGGTTCAACCCGTTCGGTGTGGAGACCTTCTCCGCGTTCGCCGCGGGGGTGTCCCTGTCCGTGTTCATCTACTGGGGCTGGGACGTGGTGCTCACCCTCAACGAGGAGAGCAAGGACTCCACCACCGGGCCCGGCCGCTCGGCCATCGCGACCATCCTCGTCATCGTCGCCCTCTACATGGCCGTCTCGCTCGCCGTGCTGTCCTACTCGGGGGTGGGGTCCGCCGAGCTCGGCCTGGGCAACGAGGACATCCAGGAGAACGTCTTCGCGGCGCTCGCCGGGCCGGTCATGGGGCCGTTCGCGATCCTGATGTCCCTCGCCGTGCTGTCCTCCTCGGCGGCGTCGCTGCAGTCCACGATGATCTCCCCGGCGCGCACCATGCTCGCCATGGGCCACTACGGCGCGCTCCCGGCGAAGTACGCCCGGATCACCTCCCGCTTCCAGTCCCCGGGCTACGCCACGATCGCGGCGGCCGTCATCGCCTCGGTGTTCTACGCCGTCATGCGCGTGGTCTCCGAGAACGTCCTGTGGGACACCATCACCACCCTGGGGATGATGGTGTGCTTCTACTACGGGGTCACCGCCCTGGCCTGCGTGTGGTACTTCCGCCGCGAGGCCTTCCGCACCTCGAAGGCGTTCCTGACCAAGTTCCTGGCCCCGCTTCTCGGCGGGATCCTGCTGCTGGTCTTCTTCGTCCAGACGTCCTACGACTCCATGGACCCGGAGTACGGTTCGGGGTCCTCGATCGGCGGGGTCGGCCTGGTGTTCATCCTCGGGGTGGGCATGCTCCTGCTCGGCATCGTCGTCATGCTCGTCCAGTACCGGCGCAACCCCGCCTTCTTCCGGGAGCGCTTCGAGACCACCGAGCTGCCCGTCCTCGACTGA
- a CDS encoding universal stress protein, translating into MTTAGVPRYVIGCSGDRRSRDAVRLGAALARDVGAELEIVLVLRTDDPYQQVYPPVGDISPVLHRQAHQWLREAAALVPEEVTARTHVREARSVPAGLVEAATEFGAAMIVVGAGTGGGRLTLGSVVNSLLHSSPVPVALAPRRYPGDEPITRLYAAVGTRPGAHQVIREAVEAVERSGLELELLSFLEGEAADPDATEQARRRVEEHLEAAAAEARRTRPVTVRVASGRTLKKAAQDVDWAPGGILLIGSSRLAQGRQTFLGTTAARLLKHIPVPMVVVPRPLPEDAPDQTEKEAAS; encoded by the coding sequence ATGACCACCGCCGGGGTGCCGCGCTACGTCATCGGCTGCAGCGGCGACCGCCGCAGCCGCGACGCCGTGCGGCTGGGCGCCGCGCTCGCCCGCGACGTGGGCGCCGAGCTGGAGATCGTCCTCGTGCTGCGCACGGACGACCCGTACCAGCAGGTCTACCCGCCGGTGGGCGACATCTCGCCGGTGCTCCACCGGCAGGCCCACCAGTGGCTGCGCGAGGCCGCCGCGCTGGTGCCCGAGGAGGTCACGGCCCGCACCCACGTGCGCGAGGCCCGGTCCGTGCCGGCCGGACTGGTCGAGGCCGCCACCGAGTTCGGGGCCGCGATGATCGTGGTCGGCGCCGGCACGGGCGGCGGGCGCCTGACCCTGGGTTCCGTGGTGAACTCGCTGCTGCACAGCTCCCCGGTCCCGGTGGCCCTCGCCCCGCGCCGGTATCCCGGGGACGAGCCGATCACCCGGCTCTACGCCGCCGTGGGCACCCGCCCCGGTGCGCACCAGGTCATCCGGGAGGCGGTCGAGGCCGTCGAGCGCTCCGGCCTGGAGCTGGAGCTGCTCTCCTTCCTCGAGGGAGAGGCCGCGGACCCGGACGCCACCGAGCAGGCCCGCCGCCGCGTCGAGGAGCACCTGGAGGCCGCGGCGGCCGAGGCCCGCCGCACCCGGCCCGTGACCGTGCGGGTCGCCTCCGGGCGGACCCTCAAGAAGGCCGCCCAGGACGTCGACTGGGCCCCGGGCGGGATCCTGCTCATCGGCTCCTCCCGCCTGGCCCAGGGGCGGCAGACCTTCCTGGGCACCACCGCAGCCCGGCTGCTCAAGCACATCCCGGTGCCGATGGTCGTCGTGCCCCGGCCCCTCCCGGAGGATGCTCCGGACCAGACCGAGAAGGAGGCCGCGTCATGA